CTCTTCAAGTGGTCAATTCAGGCATTTTGGGACATGCAAGTGGCTCCCTTCATCTTGTGAGTATTccacatatttatatatcaaaagtTTATGggattattttgaatttttgattaaattagcattatacctatatatatatatatttttaagcaaCTAATATTGGATTTtagatttttaccaaaatagcATACAATAAGAAAGACTCGCCAGTCTAACTAGCGTGTCCTCCTCGATTCTCTTTGCAAACACTCTAGCAAAAGATTTGGCATGGAATAGGTGAACTCGCTAGTGTGACTCGCGAGTTTGCTTTAACTTCCAGAAACTTATGTTTTTAAAGAATTGGCAAGTCTCTTCGATTTTAGTCTCTGAAACAATTCAATGctattttagtaaaaatcaCAAAACCAATGTTAGTTGCATAAGAAATgctaatttaataataactcatttttttcttaaatttgtaGATTACTaagaaataaatgatttttttatgtatttacaTGTATATGTCTCTAGATGTACGCAGAGCTACAATTTCCATCTCCTCTAGTTCCTACAAGAGAGGCTCTATTTCTTCGTTATTGCCAACTAAACAAGGAGGAGGGGACTTGGGTTATTGTTGATTTTCCATTTGAAAGCATGGATGGAAGTTGCCAACCTTCCTCCCCTAGATACAAGAGAAGACCTTCTGGTTGCATCATCAAAGACTTGTCAAATGGATGCTCTAAGGTGACATATcaaagcaatatatatataagacttAAAGAATgatttattatcattatattttataactcTAATGAAATAAATGTAGGTTACATGGGTAGAACAAGCAGAGGTTGAGTACACACCAATCCATAAGATTTTTTACCTTTTCTTCAATAGCGGAAGGGCATTTGAAGCTCAACATTGGCTAGCTGTCTTGCAAAGACAATCTGAGAGGCTTGCAAGTCTTGTGGCTACTAATGTATCAAATCTTGGAGGTactcattctttcttctttgtatCGTACCTAACATCACATATCCTTACCCAAAAGTGTTACTTAAAGGTAATTATTGGATATATGAAACTAAGTAATATATTGAAGACCTTCATAATATACTACTTTATAGgtgttacatttttattttttaaaattgacaCGATGGTCATATTTACAGGGATGCAAATAACCGAAGCAAGGAAGAAACTGATGAATCTTGCAGGGAGGATGACAAAAACATTCTTTGTGAATATGAGCAGTTCTTGTGGTCAAACTTGGATGGCCCTTTCGGATTGTGCTGATGACACTATTAGAATCACCACGAGAAGTATCACGGAGCCTTGCCAGCCCATTGGTTTGATTCTCGCTATTGCATCCACTTCTTGGCTTCCATATTCACCTTTTCTCGCTTTCAATCTAGTCAAAGATGAGCACTGTAGGGCTCTGCAGGTACATAATCATCACCTCCTGAATACATTCTTCCTTcgtctcattttctttttcaaatccaTTAATTAGCATTACATTTGTGTTCATCATATATGGCAGCTAGATGTTCTTTCAAATGTGACTTCTTTGCAAGAGGTGGTTCACATTGCTAGTGGCTCACATCCAGGAAATTGTGTCTCTCTTTTTCGCATTAATGTAAGTATGCATACATTCCTTTTGAGTCTTGTGAGTATGggtatttttttcatgtaaagTCGCTAGTACCCCATTACTacctatatatatttgtgtaggACACAAGCACAGAATTCATTCTACAAGAGAGCAGCATTAGCGATACCAGTGGTGTAGTGGTGTTTTCTACCCTTAACATTGACTCTCTCCAACTTGCCATGAGCAACCAAGACCAATCCTGCATTCCTCTACTTCCACTAGGATTCATCATACATCCCATGGGAGCACTACTTGTAAATGACTACTCTATCACTGGTGAAGTCAATGGTGTGCCTAATTCAGGCTTTGAAAGCTTGCCAGGACAAGGTTGTTTACTAACTGTCGGGCTACAAGTTTTGGTTAGCACCAACCCAACTGAAAAGCTTGAGTACTCTGACATTTTCGCGATCAGCAAGCCCTTGTGCGACATAGTCCACAAAATTAATACTAACAGTGATAGAGGAGGAGATGATGGTGCTGGTTGTGCTAATAATGGCGGTAATGTGGGCGTTTCTACTAAGCCGGTGGCACAAGATGAGCCATCCTTGcaacaagattagggttttgaaTATATCCCTAATTACTAAAAAAATCTCCATTtctttttgagagaaatttgatataacaatattttaattgtttttgtttCAGCCTTTATTTGGTAATTATTGAACTAGATATTTAGCTTTTTATGAGGTGAGAAAGTGACAAAAAGATATTCAACATGGATTGAATCTACTTAGATAAGTAGAGTGATGCCAAATGTGGCCTAATTAAATGGATCAAAACTAATGATAACCTGATTAAGTAGGCCGATGGTTGAGAATGGCCTAAGGGTACACAAGTGTCACTTGTAATTTTCGAGCATATCAATATGATTGAGAATCAAATAAGGAATAAACATGCATCATTTTATTAAGATCACAAAATCAaacattaaaatgaaaaaaaagtattaagccacaaataatattttattgagaAACGAGCATTATTTTATTGAGTTTACCATTATACTATTGTTCGTAtcacatgtatatattttaatttaatatagaTACACATCAATCCAATGCAGGAAAGCAATTGTTGGCAGCAAGAAACtattaatacataaatgcaTTGGCAGCAAGAGACAATAGCTTTGGAGGGAATGAAACACGACTGACTACAAGGGTGTGTGTAAAAGGAGAAGAATTTTTTCGAAGGAGAAGAattatacaatttataatattattatagcACTGGGGTGGTGAAAAGGGtaagaaagtaaaataaaatacatttttattaaaaagattGCTGCTCCCTCCTCTCACACTTCCCAATCAGGAAGAATGGGAGAGGAAAGGGTCCGCTTTGATCTGCTTTCGTGGGGGAATGATTTCCCCTTCCCTCTCCATGCCCTTCTTTCCCCTCCATTCTCTCAATCAAGACATACCCTAAAAATTCTTCCTTTTAACTTATacatcaaaaatattataaatcttgATACCATCTCCTCTCCACAGTTGTTTACAtgttttatcttctttctttatctTATGTGACTTGCATTCTTGTCTGCATCTCAAAATGCATTTCCACTTCATTCTCTAAAAAATTGTTTAGGTTTGGTTAACATAACATCAAGGTAGTAAAGCTTTGTAAGTTACAACAAGAAGATAGAATAAGACAAATGCAATCAGAACTACATGTCAAAATTGATATTTGCTTGAGAAATATCAAGCAGAAATCCATGGTCAGTTTCTCTGTCtctttaacaaaacataaaatagaatCCAGAACTAGAACCAGAACGTAATGTTACATGACGAGGAGAAAATAATCTAAATTCTGATTACCATCTATGACAGTTACATGTCTTGCTTACAACCTTCACTTTTGAAAAGCCATGATATGAGGAAGTGATTCCTTCACTCAGCATCCAAGTCAAATAGATATCCAGAATGGGTGGTCTGGTCAGAGGGCATTCTCCTGTGTATTTCACAGATTGATTTCATTGTAAGTTACCCAAATTTGGAAATCCTAGTCAGAATCTGGATCTGCATCGACGATATCAGGAAGTGACTCCATTGATGCTTCACTATCCAAGTCGATTGCAAGTTGCTGGCTTCTCTCCAACCTAGAAGTTGTAGTAGTGACAGTTCCTGTCGCAAACGCTTCAGCCCTGTCGACCACAGCATGGGTTGCCAATGGGCCTTCTGCAGGAACTGATGCTCCACTTTCTGAAAAAGCCCCGAGTTGAGGCGCTGCAGAGACTTCGACAGCAGGTATTAGATCACCTTGCTTAGCGGGATATTGAAACAGAGGTGCTTCATCTGCTTCTCCTTCGGTCTCCTGAGCAGCACTGGCTGATGCCAACTCCTGTCCACTTCTTTCAAGAACTCTAGTACCCTGAGAATCAGGTACAGGGGAAATTTTCTCGGGTGATGGATCTATAGTTATCTCCGGAGGTTTCAGAGTAAAAATTTTATCCTTTCCAGGGTCAGTCGCAGGAATCTCATGCTCGTCTTCTGCTAGCCAACTTTTGTACAGGTCATCATCCTCTACGATGAAATCAACTGGCCTCTTTCCAAGGTTGCTTCTTGAAACTGGAGAATTTTGTTCCTCATAGGAGTATGCATTTGGAAACTTGCTGTGAACATCATCAAAGGAGGTGCTGCGGGATGACAGATCAAAAAGGGAGAGTGCCCGAGGATGTATAAGCATTTCCAAGGAGCGAAGTGCATGAGCACAGAATTCAGTAAGTTTAGTTCTGGTTCCTCGTGTGCCTGAAGAAATCATTTCCATGGAGGTTTGAGTTAAAGCaacaaagaagaaggaaagtCTTGAGGACTAACAGAATGATTAAGGAGAAGGATAACATAAATGAAGCCAGTAAAACCTATTATTTGTGCAGCAGCGGAGTCCTTTTCAGTAAATTAATGGAAGAGAACCTCTCTACAGCCACTAAAGACAAACTTTTAGGACCGTAAAAGTTGAAAGGTTGACAAAGTGCAAAAGAAGACACGTGGCAATTTGTGTCATCTTCCATATGAACAGGTCAATAATTAGcacccggggggggggggggggggggggggagagagagagagagagagagagagactgctTGAAGACACATTAGATAATCTGGCAAATGTGCCGTGTAGAGGAAAGTGTTTGGAGCCCTGCGTATCACAGACTTCTATTTATCTTCCTATTATTGAAGCCAATACAAAACGAATGGCACTGTTGCTCCTATAGTACTTTTGATGCATAGCCGAAGACGGGCAAACAATTGCAGAtaaatatctcaaattcaattttaaattggTTGCCAATACACTTTTCCCTgcaatacataatttttttgtaacagGTTCTTGTTCATCATATCTAAAGTAGTGATCCAGATACTTCAAATTATTGTTGATCTCATAGTTGTCTACCATCTTTGTTTGCCTGTATATCCCTAGTTCTGCACACGTGTTGTGGTCTAGCAGTTCTAGCAAAAGAATCACAGAAAGTCTGCATTTCCGTTATTAGATGTCCCAAAAACATTGTTAATGCAACCATATGAATTGAGTAAACTTACTCACTTTCCAACATGGCTAAGGTTATATCACGAATTACAAATTGATGAAGAATAAAGAGAGAAGTTTGATAGTGGCAACTATAAAGTTGTAAATGTGTTATTATATGAGAATGCAATTAATGAACATACCTAACATGATGTGAAACTTCCAGAATGACAATGTAATGAAAGAACATGATCTTCAAAATTTCTAACAGACTTTACCTCTATGGAAAAGCTCGAGACTACGAGGTAGAATTGGGGACCGAAAACGAGAAGGTGAAAGAAGAGATGCCAAAACTGCACCTAAGGCTGCAAGCTGAAAATCTGCCCAGGTTGTGGCAGATTCACCggaaagaaaaatatgtttcTCCTCCTTGGCCCATACTCCTTTGCATGCATGTGTTGCTACATTTATAAGAAGATAATCAACACTTGGTCTCCAGCTGTTAGCTCCCAAAGTACCACCCTAAAAATATCACATGGTTAACAATGATTGTATTTCCTTTTAGATTGGGAGAAgtgaaaaagaaacaaagggcAAGAAGAGAGTCAAATGTTTCCTCCATACATGCAGATAAAGAACTAGTCACTGTTTTGACAAAATGCACATATTCTTTTTATGATGCAGAAACACAAGTTAGTTAAGAAATCCAGTTGTGTAACAAGATATACAACTGAAACCAAAAAGAAATCTAAATACTACAAGGAGATgaataaaaactgaaaacaagagatgatgaagaacaAGAAACTGGATGGGAGACAAATAAACAAACAATTATTAAACTGTATATAATTCACAGTTGTGTTTCCATGTTGTACAGGTTGGTTCcacaatatcaactatgtgatgTAACACAACCACATCAGTTATCTTCAGTCACTGCCATCTCATGAAATATTCCTATATGAAGATGAtgttggaactttatctcatcttttcctcACTAGAGAGTTGTTTTAGGAAGAGCATCTGGCCTAAAATTTTGGcacattgttttttttttttttttttacatgaatttgtattgtcaatgtgacttttagaaatCAATTGACACTATAAATACTATGCCATTGACCCTAATTAGTTAGGACTTGTAGTTGATGATGATTATGAAGATATCATTTATATGTAGCAGGTGGAGGTGGGAGGGACTGGATTTTAAGCAGCAATTTCATGATTCATGATTGAACAAAGGGGCAATGGCAGTACATTTATCCCCTAAAATTCAAGAACAACTCTTCCCCTTCAAAGTGAGCTTCTCATTCCGTATATTCTAATGAAACAACCCTCACTGCAGTCAACTAACTTCTGATTATACAACCCATGAGAGAACTGAAAGCAGGCCCTTGCAGTAATAGAAAAAGGTTTTGTACAAAAAACTGCAAAATGCATATTGATTTTGATACAGAATGCCCGGTTGCCAGATGATCTTAAGGGAAAGAATCATAATGCTGTTGTAATGCTTGTATACTCATAAATCCCTAGATTTTATGGGAATCTGGCACTACAAAATCAGCCAGCCCTTAAGCAAAAACGTTATCGACATTATGCAAAGGTAACCAAGTATAGAATATTGTTAAGTTGTGGCATACATAACTCTGCTGATGCTTTCCCCAAGTAAAACAATGCACCCAGGAAAGGATGGAGGATTTCAGATTTGTTTGCTttggaaatatatattttttgataagttGGAGGTAGATATGGAAAACAAATTTGAAGGCTATTCATcaagggagggaaagagagcaATCAGAACACCATAAGAAATATATTGATTCCCCATTTAAAGAACAAAATTGTATATTATCAATTTCTTTGTGGATCACTTTAGCAGCTTGGAAATATAGAGCCAATAGAAAAATACAGGACTACAAAGCTCATAAAGTGGAATGAGATACTTTATTGAGAAAAACAAATGTAGTCTATTGGTGACCAATATCATTAAAGGAGTAACAACATATGCAGGAGAGTAGTAGAAAATTGATCAAAGACGGGAAACTTACAACTCAAGTCTTTAACTTCATCATATGGAAGGACAGTTCATTCACAACTAACATGAGGAAGTGCAAACCCCAAAACTTCAAAGGgcagaaattttttttctagggGCAAAAAGAACAtagacacaaaataaaatttcattttttcagTAAGTACCCAAGAAAATTCACATCAGAAAAACCCAAATCTAAAGTCTGAAATCTACTATCAGATGTGTGAACAAGATTGGGTCAtgtcaaaaaaaataacattttaaataaaataaattggagaACAAGAAAATTGATAGCAGATTAACAAGAGGCAGAGTGATCTGAACAATTGAAAAGGGAAATGATTTTGTGGATGATTCTATTCTCATTAGCAAATAGACACAGCGAGTTTTGACAAATACCACAGTCAGAAATGCTTCTAGTGCTTCTAGTGCAGCTATCTTTACTGATATTGGAGCTGGGTCAATGACCATCCCCGCTTCCAGATCAACTCTATCAGCCTGCTCTACAGGAGGATCACTTGAACTTTCATGCTTCCGTTTCTTTTGGAAAGGCAGCAATACCTCACTGGATGGCTTTGCAAATAGACTAGAAGATATTCCACCACCATTAAGGGCACTAGACTCCAAATCAGCAATGGCATTCTTGATAACTTCCTCGCTGAGATGGACTGCTACTCCTGCAGGTATACAACCATGCCCAAGTATATTACTCAAAACTAAGTCTAACAAGAACAACAATTTAACTTGTAGAAAACCAAGTCAACATGAAAAGGCTATATACACTGATGACAAAGCCTGGTCCTACTTACGTATAGTGGTAACACTCTACACAAAGAATGGCAGAATATGAACCCAGAGTAGCcaaggaaaagcaaaagttcaATTTGGAATTCGAGAACAGAAAATGAGAAGTTATTAGAGTTAGTACCATTATCCAAGGTTGTGCAacttagatttttctttttgttttctattttattttatattaatgtcTTGCAACTCCTGCCTACCTAGCAGGATTAATGCTTAGAATTTTTGTTGCAGGGAATTGCAACTCTCGTAGAAATGGTATACATgacattttcttttctcaagGTTCAGAAATGGATGTCAGATTATCATTCCGAGTTTTTCTTTCCATCTTTGAAAATTGGGGGACTATCAACTGGGCCTTTGAGCAGAGCTGTCAGCTACTTCAATCCTTCTACTACTTGAGCTACCAAGAGCTCACCTTTTAAGCATTATTATGCTGGTAACAATTAAGCAGGCAGATTAGTATAACCAAGTAGGCTTCccttacataaataaatactaagaTATGGTGCACTAATGCTCAGCTGGGTTGTTTGGGAGGTTAGCTCATGGTTTCTATTTGTACTAGGAATCATAATCCCTAATCAGTATCACATCTCCTTTTTTAGGTGATACCCTGCCTTTGTTGAAAACTCATAAGAGGATTTCAGCTATCCATGCATATTTCCTTTTATGCTTTGAGGTTGTCCCTGGCTCATGatttaatttgaacaaaaataaGATCACTCCCTTCAGGGAAGTGGTGGAATGCAGATTTTGGGTAGAAGTTGAGATTGTAAGGCAGGCCCTCAACCAACCTATTTTGGGTTTGCCACTGATGGGGAAGAGCCTTAACAAAGAGATTGACTTTGGAAGAGGTAGTATTTATCCCAGGGACAGCA
The sequence above is a segment of the Diospyros lotus cultivar Yz01 chromosome 7, ASM1463336v1, whole genome shotgun sequence genome. Coding sequences within it:
- the LOC127806114 gene encoding uncharacterized protein LOC127806114 isoform X6, translating into MGRSLIDARIQRYDKCWTGLCLLGVTCQECSSERFLASYSIWLQKLLFNIQTPADSQFVKMASCASLSDLFTRYFVFSLQIRLGSFPRVKKDANSQAIKVVQPVLKLLNEDSSEAVLEGAVCLLSTFINFFPSSISRFYNGAETAVVSKIMSGDCSQKLLEELGDCLALLPKSRGDEDSWSLMMQKILLSINVYLNDTFQGVEEESKSNEIIRLLVPPGKDPPPPLGYSGEVSEHTTKRPELLQISTVSTLMRCCCTMLTRSYPVQVKVPVRPLVTLARRVLMVDGSLSQALLPFVTSMQQERICSELPLLHLCSLDLLNAVVKGVCSQLLPHAAEIVLLLTEYFTRCALPDLRIKVYSIIRILLMSMGVGVAVHLSEEVIKNAIADLESSALNGGGISSSLFAKPSSEVLLPFQKKRKHESSSDPPVEQADRVDLEAGMVIDPAPISVKIAALEALEAFLTVGGTLGANSWRPSVDYLLINVATHACKGVWAKEEKHIFLSGESATTWADFQLAALGAVLASLLSPSRFRSPILPRSLELFHRGTRGTRTKLTEFCAHALRSLEMLIHPRALSLFDLSSRSTSFDDVHSKFPNAYSYEEQNSPVSRSNLGKRPVDFIVEDDDLYKSWLAEDEHEIPATDPGKDKIFTLKPPEITIDPSPEKISPVPDSQGTRVLERSGQELASASAAQETEGEADEAPLFQYPAKQGDLIPAVEVSAAPQLGAFSESGASVPAEGPLATHAVVDRAEAFATGTVTTTTSRLERSQQLAIDLDSEASMESLPDIVDADPDSD
- the LOC127806114 gene encoding uncharacterized protein LOC127806114 isoform X5 produces the protein MGRSLIDARIQRYDKCWTGLCLLGVTCQECSSERFLASYSIWLQKLLFNIQQTPADSQFVKMASCASLSDLFTRYFVFSLQIRLGSFPRVKKDANSQAIKVVQPVLKLLNEDSSEAVLEGAVCLLSTFINFFPSSISRFYNGAETAVVSKIMSGDCSQKLLEELGDCLALLPKSRGDEDSWSLMMQKILLSINVYLNDTFQGVEEESKSNEIIRLLVPPGKDPPPPLGYSGEVSEHTTKRPELLQISTVSTLMRCCCTMLTRSYPVQVKVPVRPLVTLARRVLMVDGSLSQALLPFVTSMQQERICSELPLLHLCSLDLLNAVVKGVCSQLLPHAAEIVLLLTEYFTRCALPDLRIKVYSIIRILLMSMGVGVAVHLSEEVIKNAIADLESSALNGGGISSSLFAKPSSEVLLPFQKKRKHESSSDPPVEQADRVDLEAGMVIDPAPISVKIAALEALEAFLTVGGTLGANSWRPSVDYLLINVATHACKGVWAKEEKHIFLSGESATTWADFQLAALGAVLASLLSPSRFRSPILPRSLELFHRGTRGTRTKLTEFCAHALRSLEMLIHPRALSLFDLSSRSTSFDDVHSKFPNAYSYEEQNSPVSRSNLGKRPVDFIVEDDDLYKSWLAEDEHEIPATDPGKDKIFTLKPPEITIDPSPEKISPVPDSQGTRVLERSGQELASASAAQETEGEADEAPLFQYPAKQGDLIPAVEVSAAPQLGAFSESGASVPAEGPLATHAVVDRAEAFATGTVTTTTSRLERSQQLAIDLDSEASMESLPDIVDADPDSD